One window of the Rosa rugosa chromosome 3, drRosRugo1.1, whole genome shotgun sequence genome contains the following:
- the LOC133740823 gene encoding uncharacterized protein LOC133740823, translated as MRTLFLTLRPPPPSPPCLSPFSSSHPSSLFKPNHHRFHFLSPCSSLKQTKNKTSRLQKTATAPPQSLKWLFNNPKIDDGGEIEKGSGGGGGGGGGDDEGEGGLALKGTVLAGLLLVGLVGGFGAAGYVYKDQVKAFLNQFTTLIEGYGPAGYALFVAVYAGLEILAIPAVPLTMSAGLLFGTVTGSILVSLSGTVAASVAFLIARYFARERILKMVEGNKKFLAIDKAIGENGFRVVTLLRLSPLLPFSLGNYLYGLTSVKFVPYVLGSWLGMLPGTWAYVSAGAFGRAIIQEESDVGLPGGNGQLLTLAAGLLVTALAAAYVTRLAKDAVKDID; from the exons ATGCGCACCCTCTTCCTCACTCTGAGgccaccaccaccatctccgCCGTGCCTCTCTCCCTTCTCCTCCTCCCACCCTTCTTCCCTCTTCAAACCCAACCACCACCGCTTCCACTTCCTCTCGCCATGCTCCTCTCTCAAGCAGACCAAGAACAAGACCAGCCGCCTCCAGAAGACCGCCACTGCTCCGCCGCAGAGCCTCAAGTGGCTCTTCAATAATCCCAAGATTGACGACGGCGGCGAGATTGAAAAGggtagcggcggcggcggtggtggcggtggcggtgatGATGAGGGCGAGGGTGGGTTGGCGCTTAAAGGTACTGTCTTGGCGGGGCTGCTCTTGGTTGGGCTTGTTGGTGGGTTTGGGGCGGCTGGGTATGTGTACAAGGATCAGGTTAAGGCCTTCTTGAATCAGTTTACGACTCTCATTGAAG GGTATGGTCCAGCGGGATATGCTTTGTTTGTAGCAGTTTATGCAGGACTGGAA ATTCTTGCGATTCCAGCTGTTCCATTGACCATGTCAGCTGGTCTTCTTTTTGGCACAGTTACTGGATCAATTCTAGTCTCTCTAAGCGGAACG GTGGCTGCTAGCGTTGCTTTTCTGATTGCTAGATATTTTGCTCGTGAGCGTATTCTTAAAATGGTTGAGGGAAACAAAAAATTTCTTGCAATTGATAAGGCTATTGGAGAAAATGGCTTCAGAGTTGTTACCCTCCTCCGTTTGAGCCCTTTGCTTCCTTTTTCTCTGGGGAACTATTTATATGGATTGACATCTGTAAAGTTTGTCCCATATGTGTTGGGAAG TTGGTTGGGGATGCTTCCAGGAACATGGGCTTATGTGAGTGCTGGTGCATTTGGGCGAGCCATAATT CAAGAGGAATCTGATGTTGGTTTGCCCGGCGGAAATGGTCAGCTGTTGACACTAGCAGCTGGACTGTTAGTCACAGCATTAGCTGCTGCTTATGTAACACGATTAGCAAAG GATGCTGTAAAAGATATCGATTAG
- the LOC133741143 gene encoding uncharacterized protein LOC133741143, whose product MAMEWCPQAALQAYLHTLHLCKDQNNQDNSSTFGSSSCIIEPKCMEFVSALAAGKKARLMVQITSEGVTPLTVSLAVAAKQTGGRLIVCITQPLSHHHEYVEKMSRTLFLENGLDGVVEFVYGIDPCLVVKQFKNIDFAVIDCKIEEHLKVLKIMNLNPNGSMVVLNNLHQSERGGGGAFPDQVFKQKKGFEYVTLPIGEGMELTRFRLNGKYQSKRCKRFHVTYED is encoded by the exons ATGGCGATGGAATGGTGTCCTCAAGCTGCCTTGCAAGCTTATCTCCACACTCTTCACCTG TGTAAAGATCAAAACAATCAAGATAACAGCAGCACTTTTGGAAGCTCAAGTTGCATCATAGAGCCAAAATGCATGGAGTTTGTATCCGCTTTGGcagctgggaagaaagcaaggtTAATGGTACAGATCACATCCGAAGGCGTAACGCCGCTGACTGTTTCACTGGCTGTGGCTGCAAAGCAGACCGGAGGCCGCCTCATCGTCTGCATTACTCAGCCTCTTAGTCATCATCACGAGTATGTGGAGAAAATGAGCAGAACCCTATTTCTGGAAAATGGTCTTGATGGTGTTGTTGAATTTGTTTATGGTATTGATCCTTGTCTGGTGGTGAAGCAGTTCAAGAATATTGATTTTGCGGTCATCGACTGCAAGATTGAAGAGCACTTAAAGGTGTTGAAGATTATGAATCTTAATCCAAATGGTAGCATGGTGGTACTGAATAATCTTCATCAGTCTGAAAGGGGTGGTGGAGGTGCGTTTCCTGATCAGGTTTTTAAGCAAAAGAAAGGGTTTGAATATGTGACACTACCTATTGGAGAAGGGATGGAGTTGACAAGATTCAGATTAAATGGCAAGTACCAGAGCAAGAGATGCAAGAGGTTTCATGTAACATATGAAGATTGA
- the LOC133740824 gene encoding dolichyl-diphosphooligosaccharide--protein glycosyltransferase subunit DAD1, translating into MVRHSSSSSSTSQDALALFNSLRSAYSATPTALKIIDLYVGFAVSTAIIQVVYMALVGSFPFNSFLSGVLSCIGTAVLAVCLRIQVNKENKDFKDLAPERAFADFVLCNLVLHLVIMNFLG; encoded by the exons ATGGTGAGGCATTCGTCATCATCGTCCTCTACGAGCCAGGACGCCCTTGCCCTTTTCAATTCTCTGAGATCGGCTTACTCCGCCACTCCTACCGCTCTCAAG ATCATTGATCTCTATGTCGGTTTCGCTGTATCCACAGCTATCATCCAG GTAGTCTACATGGCTCTTGTTGGATCATTCCCATTTAACTCTTTTCTCTCTGGAGTACTCTCATGCATAGGGACAGCAGTCCTTGCTG TTTGCCTCCGTATTCAagtgaacaaagaaaacaaggaCTTTAAG GATTTAGCACCGGAGCGGGCTTTTGCAGATTTTGTTCTCTGCAATTTGGTTCTGCATTTGGTGATCATGAATTTCCTTGGATGA
- the LOC133740822 gene encoding TMV resistance protein N-like codes for MSIQRTSTSFPPLNPQWKYDVFLSFRGNDTRKAFTDHLYTALEHQGIITFRDDPELQKGGAISPELFAAVEESRFALIVLSKNYASSTWCLDEIVRILECMKARETVLPIFYDVDPSDVRKQTGSFREAFANHEERFRNDKEKVRSWRYALTEVASFSGWNSKEWYESKLIKDIVEVIWTKLQPTSCSYAENLVGIHSRLQQLNFLLGVGLDDVRFIGIWGMGGIGKTTMVRVVYERIAREYEFSFLLTDVRNSVEKSGLLNLQKQLLFGIWTKKADISDLHDGATIIRRLLGHKKVLIVLDDVNHSSHLKYLAGSQEWFGSGSRVLITTRNEHLLIEHGVERRLKAEELNDDDSLQLFSWKAFKRGYPEEDFIALSKSVINYAKGLPLALEVLGSFLHGRDLSEWKSALKKLGRVCNLEIFDILKISYNDLDSEEKKIFLDIACFFNGQDKDRVTEVLNSCDVSAIIGIKVLMERSLLTVSHGRLRMHDLLQEMGREIVHRESPNEPGRCSRLWLLEDIKHVLTNNTGTEAIEGIFVDSTESEVKVDMNRKSFSMMNKLRYLKINNGNLPKGLEYLPNSLRIVDWTRYPLKSLPLHFNPQKLLELCLCHSCINHFRIGTEVYYNYCIILISLYTQFLEYLMEKTHLLFLFNLHPIIAN; via the exons ATGAGCATACAAAGAACCTCTACATCTTTCCCCCCATTAAATCCTCAGTGGAAATATGATGTTTTTCTGAGCTTTAGAGGCAATGACACTCGCAAGGCTTTTACAGACCACTTATACACTGCATTGGAACATCAAGGAATCATAACTTTCAGGGATGATCCTGAACTTCAAAAAGGGGGAGCTATTTCTCCAGAACTTTTTGCTGCAGTTGAAGAATCAAGATTTGCTCTCATTGTTCTCTCAAAAAATTATGCATCGTCAACATGGTGCTTGGATGAAATTGTAAGAATTCTTGAATGCATGAAAGCAAGAGAAACAGTGCTGCCAATTTTCTATGATGTCGATCCCTCTGATGTACGAAAGCAAACAGGGAGTTTTAGAGAAGCCTTCGCTAATCACGAAGAAAGGTTTAGAAATGACAAAGAGAAAGTGCGAAGCTGGAGATATGCTTTAACAGAAGTGGCAAGTTTCTCTGGGTGGAATTCAAAGGAATG GTATGAATCAAAGCTCATTAAAGATATTGTTGAAGTTATATGGACAAAATTGCAACCGACATCATGCAGTTATGCAGAAAATCTAGTTGGAATTCACTCAAGATTGCAGCAACTCAATTTTCTTTTAGGTGTAGGACTGGATGACGTCCGCTTCATTGGGATATGGGGAATGGGCGGGATTGGTAAGACAACTATGGTAAGAGTGGTGTATGAGAGAATCGCTCGTGAATATGAATTTAGTTTCCTTCTTACTGATGTTAGAAACTCCGTTGAAAAAAGTGGTCTACTTAATCTACAAAAGCAACTTCTCTTTGGGATTTGGACAAAAAAGGCCGACATATCAGACCTCCATGATGGAGCCACCATTATAAGGAGGTTGTTAGGTCACAAAAAAGTTCTTATCGTTCTCGATGATGTGAACCATTCAAGCCATTTAAAATATTTGGCAGGAAGCCAAGAGTGGTTTGGTTCAGGGAGTAGAGTTCTTATCACAACTAGAAATGAGCATTTGTTGATTGAACATGGAGTGGAGAGAAGATTGAAGGCAGAAGAATTAAATGATGATGATTCTCTTCAACTTTTTAGCTGGAAAGCATTCAAAAGAGGTTACCCTGAAGAAGATTTTATTGCTTTGTCAAAATCTGTTATAAACTATGCCAAAGGTCTTCCTTTAGCTCTTGAAGTACTGGGTTCTTTTTTGCATGGAAGAGATCTAAGTGAATGGAAGAGTGCATTGAAAAAACTGGGAAGAGTTTGTAACTTGGAAATTTTTGACATACTTAAAATAAGTTACAATGATCTAGATTCcgaagagaagaaaatatttctagacattgcatgtttctttaatGGACAGGACAAAGATCGAGTAACTGAAGTATTAAATAGTTGCGATGTTTCTGCAATTATTGGAATAAAAGTCCTGATGGAAAGATCTCTCTTGACTGTTTCACATGGAAGACTAAGGATGCACGATTTGCTCCAAGAAATGGGACGGGAAATTGTCCACCGTGAATCTCCTAATGAGCCGGGCAGGTGCAGTAGGTTGTGGCTTCTTGAAGACATCAAACATGTCTTGACAAATAATACT GGAACTGAAGCAATAGAAGGCATATTTGTGGACTCAACCGAGTCAGAAGTAAAGGTGGACATGAAtcgaaaatcattttcaatGATGAACAAATTGAGATACCTGAAAATTAATAATGGAAATCTACCCAAGGGGCTTGAATATCTTCCCAATAGTTTACGGATTGTTGATTGGACGAGGTATCCGTTAAAATCTCTACCATTGCATTTTAACCCTCAGAAGCTGCTGGAACTTTGCTTGTGTCATAGTTGTATCAATCATTTCCGGATAGGAACTGAGGTATACTATAATTACTGTATCATTCTCATTTCATTATACACCCAATTTCTAGAATATTTAATGGAAAAAACCCACCTATTATTTCTTTTCAATCTACACCCAATTATTGCCAACTAG
- the LOC133735872 gene encoding disease resistance protein RPV1-like: MQPLYNLKSINLSHSLNLVNSSNFKGVPYLEFLFLEGCIRLCEVDPGIEVLERLTVLNLKDCKNLVHFASSVRGLKSLKVLNLSGCSKVNKLPNDVGLLGSLEKLYLKDTGIRELPTSTRMLERLSLLNMEDCKHLLCLPSSVGGLKSLKDLNLSGCSKLDKLPDELGHVACLKKLNVSGSGIREVPSSIGLLKNLEELSLGGCKAQSPKSWSMIFNPFQLLLKRSCIPARLSLACLSGLHSLTYLNLSDCNLSEEAIPIDFGCLALLRRLNLRKNQFVRLPESIGQLSRLENLQLDWCRKLRTLPELPSHVRVTLKNCISLDTMVNQIGECNSVLFASCVNCFKMVENESYKRVALSLLARYLKFRRWSSSVHFKHRTFDFIAPGNEIPEWYNHQSVGSLITVELHPGWFSKKWMGFAWCVVFRPLKPLPSSVEMNIVCSLKINGQPLAGFGKSFGFGEKCDQPKSDHIWFFYVHRDVRYPNQEWQDIHYQLVFSFSAFCLGPPGIRALTSLQLKDVRIQEEIVQVKKCGVRMVYEEDAEEQSNVGTNTERGLQHSDDEDDATSSSASQAHPKRIKLLHLDGGGPGGSPYIYDQKHG; the protein is encoded by the coding sequence ATGCAACCTTTATACAATTTGAAAAGCATTAATCTGAGTCACTCTCTGAATCTTGTCAACTCCTCAAACTTTAAAGGTGTGCCATATCTCGAGTTCCTGTTTCTTGAAGGTTGTATAAGATTGTGTGAGGTTGACCCAGGAATTGAAGTGCTTGAAAGACTTACTGTGCTGAACTTGAAAGATTGCAAGAATCTTGTACATTTTGCAAGTAGTGTACGTGGCTTAAAATCTCTCAAAGTTCTTAATCTTTCTGGTTGCTCAAAGGTTAACAAACTACCGAATGACGTGGGACTTTTAGGAAGTTTGGAGAAGCTTTATCTGAAGGACACTGGCATAAGAGAACTACCTACGTCTACTAGAATGCTTGAAAGACTTTCTCTGCTAAACATGGAAGATTGCAAACATCTTCTGTGTCTTCCAAGCAGTGTAGGTGGTTTAAAATCTCTCAAAGATCTCAATCTTTCTGGTTGCTCAAAGCTTGACAAATTGCCAGATGAGTTGGGTCATGTTGCCTGTTTGAAGAAGCTTAATGTGAGTGGGAGTGGCATAAGAGAAGTGCCCTCCTCTATTGGTCTTTTGAAAAACCTCGAAGAGTTATCTCTTGGTGGATGTAAAGCACAATCACCTAAATCATGGAGTATGATCTTCAACCCCTTTCAGTTATTGCTAAAAAGAAGTTGCATTCCCGCAAGATTGTCGTTGGCTTGTTTATCTGGTTTGCATTCATTAACCTACCTGAATCTAAGTGACTGCAATCTTTCTGAAGAAGCAATCCCCATTGACTTTGGATGCTTAGCCTTATTGAGAAGATTAAATTTGAGGAAAAATCAATTTGTTAGACTACCCGAGAGCATTGGCCAACTCTCTAGGCTTGAAAATCTTCAGTTGGATTGGTGCCGCAAGCTTCGGACATTACCAGAGCTTCCATCTCATGTACGGGTAACACTTAAGAATTGCATTTCATTAGATACAATGGTCAATCAAATAGGAGAATGCAATTCCGTGTTATTTGCAAGTTGTGTTAACTGTTTCAAAATGGTGGAGAATGAAAGCTACAAGCGTGTAGCACTTTCGTTGCTAGCACGCTACCTTAAGTTTCGACGTTGGAGTTCTTCCGTACATTTTAAGCATAGAACATTTGACTTCATTGCTCCTGGAAATGAAATTCCAGAGTGGTACAATCACCAAAGTGTGGGGTCTTTGATAACTGTAGAGCTGCATCCAGGTTGGTTTAGTAAAAAGTGGATGGGATTCGCCTGGTGTGTCGTTTTTAGACCCCTAAAACCACTCCCGTCTTCGGTTGAGATGAACATTGTATGCTCATTGAAGATTAATGGACAACCCTTGGCTGGCTTTGGTAAATCGTTTGGGTTTGGGGAAAAGTGCGATCAACCTAAGTCGGATCACATTTGGTTCTTCTATGTGCACCGTGATGTTAGATACCCTAACCAAGAGTGGCAGGATATCCACTATCAGCTTGTATTCTCATTTAGTGCCTTCTGCTTGGGGCCACCAGGAATACGCGCCCTAACAAGTCTGCAATTGAAGGATGTTCGTATCCAAGAGGAAATTGTGCAAGTGAAGAAGTGTGGTGTGCGTATGGTATATGAGGAAGATGCGGAGGAGCAGAGCAATGTTGGCACTAATACCGAGCGAGGCCTTCAACactctgatgatgaagatgatgcaaCATCTAGTAGTGCAAGTCAGGCTCATCCAAAAAGAATTAAACTACTCCACCTTGACGGCGGAGGACCCGGTGGAAGCCCTTATATTTATGACCAGAAACATGGTTAa
- the LOC133735880 gene encoding uncharacterized protein LOC133735880 has product MGKPNSINTFDFMLKGLRRKWQVKGGWQLIDLPNDFFIVKFNLEEDMNYVLCSGPWILAGRTFIVRKWRPDFDPVNEVIGKMALWVRICGFPVKYFKDYTVANIGKVLGDVVKVDQVTIGQARGKFARVCVEIDLSKPLRRFVEVESVAYSVIYEGISLICFECGCYGHAKDKCPTIATDPPVPTC; this is encoded by the coding sequence ATGGGTAAACCAAATTCTATAAACACCTTTGACTTCATGCTTAAGGGTCTAAGAAGGAAGTGGCAGGTTAAGGGGGGCTGGCAATTAATTGATCTACCTaatgatttcttcattgttAAATTTAATCTGGAGGAGGATATGAACTATGTGCTTTGTAGTGGACCTTGGATTTTGGCGGGGCGGACCTTCATTGTCAGAAAATGGAGGCCAGATTTTGATCCAGTGAATGAGGTAATTGGAAAAATGGCATTATGGGTCAGAATTTGTGGATTTCCTGTGAAATATTTCAAGGACTACACTGTTGCTAATATTGGAAAAGTACTTGGAGATGTTGTTAAGGTTGATCAGGTCACTATTGGTCAAGCCCGAGGGAAATTTGCCAGAGTTTGTGTTGAAATTGACCTTAGCAAGCCTCTTAGGCGTTTTGTGGAAGTTGAGTCTGTAGCTTACAGTGTTATCTATGAGGGCATCTCACTGATTTGTTTCGAATGTGGTTGCTATGGCCATGCTAAAGATAAGTGCCCCACTATTGCTACTGATCCTCCTGTACCCACTTGTTAA